The following proteins are encoded in a genomic region of Streptomyces sp. NBC_01723:
- a CDS encoding NAD(P)H-quinone dehydrogenase encodes MEYVTRIVIIGGGPGGYEAALVAAQLGAEVTVVDCDGLGGASVLTDCVPSKTLIATAEVMTTFDSSYEELGIIVADDTPPMEQAARVVGVDLGKVNRRVKRLALAQSHDITASVTRAGARVMRGRGRLEGMQALDGSRKVIVRAADGSEETLTADAVLIATGGHPRELPDARPDGERILNWTQVYDLDELPEELIVVGSGVTGAEFAGAYQALGSRVTLVSSRDRVLPGEDPDAAAVLEDVFRRRGMNVMSRSRAQSAKRVGDRVEVTLADGRVITGSHCLVAVGAIPNTDGMGLEEAGVKLKDSGHIRTDRVSRTSAPGVYAAGDVTGVFALASVAAMQGRIAMYHFLGDAVTPLNLKTVSANVFTDPEIATVGYSQADVDAGKIDARVVKLPLLRNPRAKMQGIRDGFVKIFCRPGTEIVVGGVVVAPRASELIHPISLAVDNNLTVEQIANAFTVYPSLSGSIAEVARQLHTRKAGGEG; translated from the coding sequence ATGGAGTACGTGACTCGGATCGTGATCATTGGCGGCGGACCCGGCGGATACGAAGCGGCGCTGGTGGCCGCGCAACTCGGTGCGGAGGTGACCGTCGTCGACTGCGACGGTCTGGGCGGGGCGTCGGTGCTGACCGACTGCGTGCCGTCCAAGACCCTCATCGCCACCGCCGAGGTGATGACCACCTTCGACTCCTCCTACGAGGAGCTGGGGATCATCGTCGCCGACGACACCCCGCCCATGGAGCAGGCCGCCCGGGTCGTGGGCGTCGACCTCGGGAAGGTCAACCGACGGGTCAAGCGGCTCGCGCTCGCCCAGTCGCACGACATCACCGCCTCCGTGACGCGGGCCGGCGCGCGGGTCATGCGCGGGCGCGGGCGGCTGGAGGGGATGCAGGCGCTCGACGGGTCCCGGAAGGTGATCGTGCGCGCCGCCGACGGGAGCGAGGAGACGCTCACCGCGGACGCCGTGCTGATCGCCACCGGCGGGCACCCGCGGGAGCTGCCGGACGCGCGGCCCGACGGGGAGCGCATCCTGAACTGGACCCAGGTGTACGACCTGGACGAGCTGCCGGAAGAGCTGATCGTGGTCGGGTCCGGTGTGACCGGTGCCGAGTTCGCCGGTGCCTACCAGGCGCTCGGGTCGCGGGTCACCCTCGTGTCGTCGCGGGACCGGGTGCTGCCCGGTGAGGACCCCGACGCCGCCGCCGTGCTCGAGGACGTCTTCCGGCGGCGCGGCATGAACGTCATGTCGCGGTCCCGGGCCCAGTCCGCCAAACGGGTGGGGGACCGGGTGGAGGTCACGCTCGCCGACGGACGGGTCATCACCGGGTCGCACTGCCTGGTGGCCGTCGGCGCCATCCCCAACACCGACGGGATGGGGCTGGAGGAGGCCGGGGTCAAGCTCAAGGACTCCGGGCACATCCGCACCGACCGCGTGTCGCGGACCTCGGCTCCCGGTGTGTACGCCGCCGGTGACGTCACCGGGGTCTTCGCGCTGGCTTCGGTGGCGGCGATGCAGGGGCGCATCGCCATGTACCACTTCCTCGGGGACGCGGTCACTCCGCTGAACCTCAAGACCGTCTCCGCCAACGTCTTCACCGACCCCGAGATCGCCACCGTCGGCTACTCCCAGGCCGACGTCGACGCCGGCAAGATCGACGCCCGCGTGGTGAAGCTGCCGCTGCTGCGCAACCCGCGCGCCAAGATGCAGGGCATCCGGGACGGCTTCGTCAAGATCTTCTGCCGGCCCGGTACCGAGATCGTGGTGGGCGGTGTCGTCGTGGCGCCGCGTGCCTCGGAGCTGATCCACCCCATCTCCCTCGCCGTCGACAACAACCTGACGGTCGAACAGATCGCCAACGCCTTCACCGTGTATCCGTCACTCTCGGGCTCGATCGCGGAGGTCGCCCGGCAGTTGCACACGCGGAAGGCGGGCGGCGAAGGCTAG
- a CDS encoding DeoR/GlpR family DNA-binding transcription regulator produces MFAAERRQLILEMVRANGAVSLRELARVVQTSEVTVRRDVRALEAEGLLDRRHGGAVLPGGFTRESGFPQKSHLATAEKTAIADLAAGFVEEGEAIVVGAGTTTQELARRLARVPGLTVVTNSLLVAQALAHANRVEVVMTGGTLRGSNYALVGSGAEQSLQGLRVSKAFLSGSGLTAERGLSTSNMLSASVDRALVQAAAEVVVLADHSKLGTDTMFQTVPTDLITRLVTDEAPAHDDRAATELQALADQGVQIAVAGASGGAASGPGGTGAPGGEAVPARQQRRDVPLPGPRRQVPGAATGLRSATALGEQPAGPERARVADMRRR; encoded by the coding sequence GTGTTCGCTGCAGAACGTCGCCAATTGATCCTCGAAATGGTGCGCGCGAACGGGGCCGTGTCGCTCCGTGAGCTCGCCCGCGTCGTCCAGACCTCCGAAGTGACCGTACGGCGGGACGTGCGCGCACTGGAGGCAGAAGGACTCCTCGACCGCCGACACGGCGGTGCGGTACTGCCGGGCGGGTTCACGCGAGAGTCCGGCTTCCCGCAGAAGTCCCATCTCGCGACCGCCGAGAAGACGGCCATCGCCGATCTCGCCGCGGGCTTCGTCGAAGAGGGCGAGGCCATCGTGGTGGGTGCCGGGACGACCACCCAGGAGCTGGCCCGCCGGCTCGCGCGGGTGCCCGGGCTGACCGTCGTCACCAACTCGCTGCTGGTGGCCCAGGCCCTCGCGCACGCCAACCGGGTCGAGGTCGTGATGACCGGCGGCACGCTCCGCGGGTCCAACTACGCCCTGGTCGGGTCGGGTGCCGAGCAGTCCCTGCAAGGGCTGCGGGTCTCCAAGGCCTTCCTGTCCGGGAGCGGGCTGACCGCCGAACGGGGGCTGTCCACCTCCAACATGCTGTCGGCGTCCGTCGACCGCGCCCTGGTGCAGGCCGCCGCCGAGGTCGTCGTCCTCGCCGACCACTCCAAGCTGGGCACGGACACCATGTTCCAGACCGTGCCCACGGACCTCATCACCCGCCTGGTCACCGACGAGGCGCCGGCCCACGACGACCGTGCCGCCACCGAGCTGCAGGCCCTTGCCGACCAAGGGGTGCAGATCGCCGTGGCGGGGGCGTCCGGCGGTGCGGCCTCCGGTCCGGGGGGCACCGGGGCCCCGGGGGGTGAAGCCGTCCCGGCGCGTCAGCAGCGCCGCGACGTGCCGCTTCCGGGGCCGCGCCGACAGGTTCCCGGCGCGGCGACGGGGCTGCGCT